One window of Centropristis striata isolate RG_2023a ecotype Rhode Island chromosome 23, C.striata_1.0, whole genome shotgun sequence genomic DNA carries:
- the si:dkey-192l18.9 gene encoding F-box/LRR-repeat protein 7 produces MGANNGKLYGSEGKGSSSISSDISSSTDHTPTKAPKNVATTEGLDSSTRTLSTPSPGLILPSKSSSLSSPALSSNGHETNSSSSSSAPAETVAVVHSQPGTHTRSRQSKSHHHAPIDLLPDHALLQIFSHLPTNQLCRCARVCRRWYNLAWDPRLWSSVRLTGELLHADRAIRVLTHRLCQDTPNVCLTLETVVVNGCKRLTDRGLHVVAQCCPELRRLEVAGCYNISNDAVFEVVSRCPGLEHLNLSGCSKVTCISLTQEASLQLSPLHGQQISIHYLDMTDCFSLEDEGLRTIASHCPRLTHLYLRRCTRLTDEALRHLSLHCPSIRELSLSDCRLVGDFGLREVARLEGCLRYLSVAHCTRITDVGMRYVARYCPRLRYLNARGCEGLTDHGLSHLARSCPKLKSLDVGKCPLVSDSGLEQLAMYCQGLRRVSLRACESVTGRGLKALAANCCELQLLNVQDCEVSPEALRFVRRHCRRCVIEHTNPAFY; encoded by the exons GTAAAGGGAGCTCAAGCATCTCTTCTGACATAAGTTCGAGCACAGATCACACACCAACCAAAGCTCCAAAGAATGTGGCTACCACCGAAG GTTTAGACTCCAGCACTCGGACTCTGAGCACCCCCAGCCCGGGTCTTATCCTCCCATCCAAGTCGTCCTCCCTCTCCTCACCGGCCCTCTCCAGTAACGGCCATGAGACCaactcctcttcttcctcctccgcCCCCGCCGAGACGGTCGCCGTGGTCCACTCCCAACCCGGCACTCACACACGCTCCCGCCAGTCGAAAAGCCACCACCACGCCCCCATCGACCTCCTCCCCGACCACGCCCTCCTGCAGATCTTCTCCCATCTCCCCACCAATCAGCTGTGCCGATGCGCACGCGTGTGCCGCCGCTGGTACAACCTGGCGTGGGACCCGAGGCTGTGGAGCAGCGTCCGGCTAACGGGGGAGCTGCTTCATGCTGACCGAGCCATCAGGGTGCTGACCCACCGGCTGTGCCAGGACACCCCCAACGTGTGTCTCACCTTGGAGACGGTGGTGGTGAACGGCTGCAAAAGGCTCACCGACCGCGGGCTGCACGTGGTGGCTCAGTGCTGCCCGGAGCTGCGCCGCCTGGAGGTCGCCGGCTGTTATAACATCTCTAACGACGCTGTGTTTGAGGTGGTGTCCCGCTGCCCCGGCCTGGAACACCTGAACCTCTCAG gCTGCTCCAAAGTCACATGCATCAGCCTCACCCAGGAGGCCTCCCTCCAGCTGTCCCCTCTGCACGGCCAGCAGATCTCCATTCACTACCTGGACATGACCGATTGTTTTTCCCTCGAGGACGAGGGCTTGCGAACTATCGCCTCCCACTGCCCTCGCCTGACTCATCTGTATTTGCGCCGCTGCACCAGACTGACGGATGAAGCCTTGCGCCACCTGTCTCTCCACTGCCCCTCCATAAGGGAGCTTAGTCTCAGTGACTGCCGCTTGGTGGGGGATTTCGGCCTGCGTGAAGTCGCCCGCCTGGAGGGCTGCCTGCGCTACCTGAGTGTGGCCCACTGCACCCGCATCACTGACGTGGGCATGCGATACGTGGCCCGCTACTGCCCCAGACTGCGCTACTTGAACGCGAGAGGTTGCGAGGGGCTGACAGACCACGGCCTGAGCCACTTGGCCAGGAGCTGCCCCAAACTCAAATCCCTGGATGTGGGTAAGTGCCCGCTTGTGTCGGACAGCGGGCTGGAGCAGCTGGCCATGTACTGCCAAGGCCTGAGGCGAGTGAGTCTCAGGGCCTGTGAGAGCGTGACAGGCAGAGGACTGAAAGCTCTGGCCGCCAACTGCTGCGAGCTGCAGCTCCTCAACGTGCAGGACTGCGAGGTGTCGCCAGAGGCTCTGCGGTTTGTTAGACGCCACTGCCGGCGCTGCGTCATCGAGCACACAAACCCTGCTTTCTACTGA